The genomic stretch TGACATTCAGTCTGTAGTAAAGGTCTTCCCTGAACGTCCTGGACCGTACCTTCTGCTCAAGGCTCGCGTTCGTTGCCGCGATTACCCGCACGTCTGCGGGAATCGGCCTAGCGCTGCCGACGCGGATGATCTCTTTCTCCTGTAAGACCCTCAACAATTTGGACTGGAGAGAGAGGCTGATGTCCCCGATCTCATCGAGGAAGATCGTCCCGCTGTGCGCCTCCTCAAAGAGCCCCTTCTTCCCGCCCTTCAGGGCGCCCGTGAAGGCCCCCTCCTCATATCCGAATAACTCGCTTTCGAGAAGATTCTCTGAAATGGCTGCGCAATTGACCCTCACAAACTGCCCCTTGCTCCGGGGGCTTGCGCCATGAATGGCGTGGGCAAAGAGCTCCTTGCCTGTTCCGCTCTCTCCCTTCAGGAGCACCGTGGCAGGCGTCTGGGCGGCCATCCTCGCCTGCTCCTTTGCCCTCTCCATGGACGGGCTACTGCCGATGATATCTTCCCATTTGTATCGCGCTTCCAGATGGCGGAGCAATTTTTTCGCCTTCGAGAGTTCATCATTGAGGGCGATGATCTCGGAGATATCGTGAATGACCCCGACGCTTCCCCGGATCTTCTCTTCTATGAAGATGGGGGCGACATTGACGATCACCTCTTTCTTTGCGGGCCCGACCTTCATCCGCACGTTATGGACGGGCTTCCCGGACCGGAGGACCTTTATATGCATGCTCTCCCCCTCCGCAATGTCGACCGTGACCGGCTTGTTCAGCACGACATCTTTCGGCAATCCCGTGATTCTCGTATATGCCGAATTAACGATGATCGTATTGCCCTGTTCGTCCGCAACGGAGATGGCATCTTCGGTGGCCTCGATGATCGCCTCAAGGAGGCTGCGGACCTTCCAGAGGTCGGAAACCTGTTCAGCGAGAGAAGTTATTTCGGTTATGTCTCGGAACACCGCAACAGCCCCGATCGTCTCTCCCCTTTCGTTTCGAATCGGCACCCGATTCGTGACAATCACCGCATTCCCGAGGTTCTGCTTCTGATTCAGCTCCGGGGCACCTGTGGCAAGCACAATATGGAGACGGGTATTCGGAATCGCCTCCATCGCAGTACGGCCCATCACCTCTT from Thermodesulfovibrionales bacterium encodes the following:
- a CDS encoding sigma-54-dependent Fis family transcriptional regulator yields the protein MSCSDLVDAITKKEIEIILDSTHDGMIAVNGKGVVTLFNHAAERITGLQSKEVMGRTAMEAIPNTRLHIVLATGAPELNQKQNLGNAVIVTNRVPIRNERGETIGAVAVFRDITEITSLAEQVSDLWKVRSLLEAIIEATEDAISVADEQGNTIIVNSAYTRITGLPKDVVLNKPVTVDIAEGESMHIKVLRSGKPVHNVRMKVGPAKKEVIVNVAPIFIEEKIRGSVGVIHDISEIIALNDELSKAKKLLRHLEARYKWEDIIGSSPSMERAKEQARMAAQTPATVLLKGESGTGKELFAHAIHGASPRSKGQFVRVNCAAISENLLESELFGYEEGAFTGALKGGKKGLFEEAHSGTIFLDEIGDISLSLQSKLLRVLQEKEIIRVGSARPIPADVRVIAATNASLEQKVRSRTFREDLYYRLNVIPITIPPLREHREDIRQIAEHSIFKLNQEFGREVRGISDRALTNLLDYEWPGNVRELENVLGRAMISMRPQDTVMEAGHLPPLSFEKASGVPLLSAQVRPLEEVLAAAERAAIVHALQETGGNRTKAAVLLGVSMRTLFYKIGKHGLK